In Leptidea sinapis chromosome 21, ilLepSina1.1, whole genome shotgun sequence, the following proteins share a genomic window:
- the LOC126970504 gene encoding uncharacterized protein LOC126970504 isoform X3 translates to MAAAPASCMSAENGCVMFDCLVHLWEWIDPPVSQNQFQMDNKKILPSMQQPLTQQHLMAHHVHPDQIYSQQQMSNHANSTQPIQNQPNGVIHQHVVQNQYHANMNARSPLLENRHELYGSHNHEYARHYGANDNYNYQQSPSTERSDQIHVDHNVNYDIMQNIPKGYNAEVYQDYLKRNPPKDNQIYQNHQPMYRPNVNQYGSKPYLPYTNRIGPQSNTELLRRQYNEIQQLKMQQQLHYQSQAQMHQQQKFAERQLLLQQIHGIQPPPNLQNSIYSDSSYGDLNKYGSRNDFKDYGADIHKDIDEYAKNNEYRERDNQNKEQDREWQYNQEYGNRETERYKGHNERDLSKSRSPPSDFNNQLKNIPLSPLKSSESSSPSIKSPSSESRRSSSGQALRSPTAQRIPSAPVTISGILYKQGSDGLKVWRKRWFVLSEYCLFYYKSQDEEKLLGSVLLPSYKVSACTSEDKVMRKFAFKLEHANMRTYVLAALDQDSMLKWVKALTMAALMQNFSDQMQRQNDRDTVKAEDDDEVPGPTYANAPPKPRRSNDGYNSPGSDIYDPNYDLLRTPASQYNMSTAPTQYQASYKTSPPNQQSTQPQHTVYQTKHHNENTNNPAISKNMDRSDINLDAISPYNAQSSYDTRSLSQHKQQEQYIYNQQRNLQTNPFLQHYPSQDTRLAANSIPSNQIEDNKTKSNASQNDIYLESKNKSNTYVEQKANPDVYGELSTLKSRASNSTVNDRVPETRTPDAYSRAALNHYKKGKNGDYEDVYSPYANENELPKLQAAKSPNISQRDNISISSHATSQKNYQQPQEKVFSGPSVLRRKKMQASGVQQQMPRPHSADFLEYESKNELLNKSLPARNVGEGASHQQRPKSSLDINSFYDPSSETYYSEEGYAEKMRQSAQYLQQQGLAPRNIQIPLAKYASGLAEKQLSSPYTQISENNNYETEFSGRHNRDNVSYTSKYSDIEVANSNWMLKEKGGEHQKDYLNRSGSVMSDGSNASFMKDAKLELNNDGFMRSASARLPSTMERDGEKKVQQREESMKRLQEWKQRMLQSPLTRKSTPATISLARSLNQSRQSLRSDQYKPKTHSNAPYNSYSSDDEASMTISANETNKNNNQVNQQILSKKSCLGSNTSIGRNNRDGNIPVRAVSPRVRWVEESGDQYNLQQMSTSQQNLNALSPTEDSWTVSRSPSRASQQPISAVSPRVRRNTDTSDLQKEMQARELLEVPTAGELLGRSHEELVLLLIQLRRRHAATHRSIEQCCIQISSIEECLSSLKAIEREESLRRLEQLKMQLMDLEQQYAKSKPLVHLVDNMVKLGSLYNRPGSTIERLERNQRLRHKVLAEHALEQQRWLESAAAGKPLETEAARVRVAELWALEQELADEASILQGLKTDKDAIDNLLTGVRQKVNGMKLDEFPGTGGGLEAELARVHAMLAHNSKVYKKLEHTVAENARLERELQQLRRALRARRASAPHQNHPAHPPHQSHPTAMLEDEVTRVQQLVSALQRQRQELSRAVRTLTQQSQALQTTHDSMPGNRQQQGVTTNWQETNLDTGHTKDHGHHYDYDSQILRPGHYGQNVEPLYVDTRSPNDVTSPMSSQDMQHSAFSNLSNVEKQEIKTVRIVKRESERRQRDRERSLQPMSDWSGNNITNIDQFLEEELVQPLHNYRAASVPRTDYTKFEEYSAKQNIEAPYLRFERNMELSPKYPSSPSLSNYDFSRDLSLSSSYQKSYDRSPYDKMSTSTQYLNSPTDSSRTLTNDPISKTSSVMSLTRSNFELSPIFKSEAAKQIITEMSDTQNNGSLHRRQVPKEKRRHNTAPHHLSAKTLNELPREGYKHDQAMARSVDDADMERALRGAAPDVVRSALPSKKMTDSIDQLLAAPQKILIPERYIPEKPPELSPEEQQKRQEKVESIKKMLTSTSADPNKSPDGPEKRQREHLLQMNQILAKQVTEMSKIIAVKALEDLPTHEVAEDSDRSPDVELPIYQQRENFFT, encoded by the exons GATTGATCCTCCCGTTTCGCAAAATCAATTCCAAATGGATAATAAGAAGATTTTACCTTCAATGCAGCAACCTCTCACCCAACAGCATCTCATGGCCCATCATGTCCATCCAGACCAGATATATTCACAACAACAGATGTCGAATCACGCTAATTCCACACAACCCATACAAAATCAACCAAACGGCGTCATACACCAACATGTAGTTCAAAATCAATATCATGCTAATATGAATGCTCGATCTCCTCTTCTTGAGAACAGACACGAGTTATACGGTAGCCATAATCATGAATACGCCAGACATTATGGTGCCAATGATAATTATAACTATCAACAATCACCATCTACGGAACGAAGCGATCAAATACACGTTGACCATAATGTTAACTATGATATTATGCAAAATATACCTAAAGGATACAACGCTGAAGTTTATCAAGACTACCTAAAACGTAACCCACCGAAAGATAATCAAATATACCAAAATCATCAACCAATGTATAGGCCTAATGTAAATCAATACGGTTCTAAACCTTATCTACCATACACGAATAGAATAGGACCTCAAAGTAACACAGAACTATTAAGAAGACAGTACAATGAAATACAGCAGCTGAAGATGCAACAGCAGCTACATTACCAAAGCCAAGCACAGATGCATCAGCAACAAAAGTTTGCTGAAAGACAACTTTTACTTCAGCAAATACATGGGATACAACCCCCGCCAAATTTGCAAAATAGTATATATTCTGACTCTTCTTACGGAGACCTAAATAAATATGGAAGCAGGAATGACTTTAAAGATTATGGTGCAGATATACATAAAGACATAGATGAGTATGCGAAAAATAATGAatatcgagagagagataatCAGAATAAAGAACAAGACAGAGAATGGCAGTATAATCAAGAATACGGAAACAGAGAGACAGAAAGGTACAAAGGTCACAATGAAAGAGATCTATCAAAAAGTCGCTCGCCTCCGTCTGATTTTAACAATCAATTGAAGAATATTCCTCTGTCTCCATTAAAATCCAGTGAGTCGAGCTCGCCCAGCATCAAATCCCCTTCATCTGAAAGTCGCAGGAGTAGCAGTGGCCAAGCCTTGAGATCACCAACGGCGCAGAGAATCCCTTCAGCACCAGTAACAATATCAGGAATCTTGTATAAGCAAGGATCTGATGGTCTTAAAGTTTGGCGGAAGAGGTGGTTCGTTCTTTCCGAGTACTGtctcttttattataaaa GTCAAGACGAAGAAAAACTGCTGGGGTCCGTGTTGCTGCCGTCGTATAAGGTATCAGCGTGTACGAGCGAAGATAAGGTGATGAGGAAGTTTGCTTTTAAATTAGAACACGCTAATATGCGGACGTACGTGTTAGCGGCTTTGGATCAAGACTCCATGTTGAAGTGGGTTAAGGCGCTTACAATGGCGGCGTTGATGCAGAACTTtag TGACCAAATGCAGAGACAGAATGACCGGGACACCGTTAAAGCTGAG GATGATGATGAAGTACCCGGACCTACATATGCAAACGCACCACCGAAGCCTCGTCGTTCAAATGATGGATATAATTCACCCGGATCTGACAT ATATGACCCAAACTATGATCTCTTAAGAACACCGGCATCACAATATAACATGAGTACAGCTCCAACACAATATCAAGCAAGCTACAAGACTAGTCCACCGAATCAACAATCTACTCAGCCACAACACACTGTCTATCAAACAAAACATCACAATGAGAACACAAATAATCCAgcaatatcaaaaaatatggaTAGGTCGGACATAAACCTTGATGCAATATCACCCTACAACGCTCAATCTTCATATGATACAAGATCTCTAAGTCAACACAAGCAACAAGAACAGTATATTTACAACCAACAACGCAATTTACAAACTAATCCATTCTTGCAACACTATCCTTCACAAGATACCAGATTAGCAGCAAATAGCATTCCCAGCAACCAAATCGAAGATAATAAGACTAAATCCAATGCGTCccaaaatgatatttatttagaatctaaaaataaaagcaaCACTTACGTTGAGCAAAAAGCAAATCCTGATGTTTACGGAGAACTAAGCACATTGAAATCACGTGCTTCTAATAGTACTGTAAATGATAGAGTACCAGAGACGAGAACACCAGATGCTTACAGCCGAGCTGCATTGAATCATTATAAGAAAGGAAAAAATGGAGATTATGAAGATGTTTATTCTCCGTACGCGAATGAGAATGAATTACCGAAACTACAAGCCGCAAAATCACCAAATATCTCACAGCGtgataatattagtatatcAAGTCATGCTACGTctcaaaaaaattatcaa CAGCCCCAGGAAAAAGTTTTTAGTGGACCATCAGTTCTACGTAGAAAAAAAATGCAAGCTAGTGGTGTACAACAACAAATGCCCAGGCCCCACAGCGCAGACTTTTTAGAGTACGAGTcgaaaaatgaattattaaataaatctctTCCTGCTCGAAACGTCGGCGAGGGTGCAAGCCATCAACAACGACCGAAATCTAGTCTTGATATTAACTCCTTTTATGATCCAAGTTCAGAAACATATTACTCGGAAGAGGGATATGCAGAGAAGATGCGTCAGTCTGCGCAGTACTTGCAACAGCAAGGATTAGCACCGCGAAATATACAGATACCATTAGCTAAGTATGCCAGTGGtttggccgagaaacaattgtCATCGCCGTATACCCAAATTtccgaaaataataattatgaaactgAATTTAGTGGAAGACATAATCGAGACAATGTCAGCTATACTTCGAAGTACAGTGATATTGAAGTTGCGAACTCTAACTGGATGTTAAAAGAAAAAGGTGGCGAACACCAAAAGGATTATTTAAACCGTAGTGGAAGTGTCATGAGTGATGGATCTAATGCGAGCTTCATGAAAGATGCTAAACTTGAACTTAATAACGATGGCTTCATGAGATCAGCTAGTGCTAGACTTCCTTCAACTATGGAACGTGATGGCGAAAAGAAAGTGCAACAG CGAGAAGAGTCGATGAAACGCTTACAGGAATGGAAGCAACGAATGCTACAGTCACCTCTCACGCGTAAAAGTACGCCAGCAACCATATCACTGGCAAGGTCTTTGAATCAAAGTCGTCAATCATTGAGATCAGATCAATATAAACCAAAAACTCATTCTAATGCTCCATATAACAGCTATTCTTCTGATGACGAAG CATCTATGACGATATCAGCTaacgaaacaaataaaaacaacaatcaaGTAAATCAACAAATATTATCGAAGAAATCATGCCTTGGTAGCAACACTTCAATTGGCCGAAATAATAGAGACGGGAACATACCGGTCAGAGCAGTTAGTCCCCGAGTAAGATGGGTGGAAGAATCGGGTGACCAGTACAACTTGCAACAGATGTCGACATCACagcaaaat TTGAACGCATTGTCACCTACAGAAGATTCGTGGACTGTATCTAGATCTCCATCTAGAGCATCTCAACAACCCATAAGTGCTGTAAGCCCAAGAGTAAGGAGAAACACAGATACAAGCGATTTG CAAAAGGAAATGCAAGCGCGTGAGTTATTGGAAGTGCCGACGGCAGGGGAACTCTTGGGTAGGAGTCATGAGGAGTTGGTTCTTCTATTGATACAGTTAAGACGACGTCATGCGGCGACGCATCGCTCCATTGAACAGTGCTGTATTCAGATCAGTAGCATAGAG GAATGCCTCAGTTCCTTAAAAGCCATTGAACGCGAAGAAAGCTTACGAAGACTAGAACAATTAAAGATGCAACTGATGGATTTGGAACAACAGTACGCTAAGAGTAAACCATTGGTGCATTTAGTTGACAACATGGTCAAACTGGGTTCCCTTTACAATAGACCTGGATCGACGATTGAGAGACTTGAACGCAATCAGAGACTACGGCATAAAGTTCTTGCGGAGCATGCTTTAGAACAACAGCg TTGGTTGGAAAGTGCCGCAGCTGGGAAACCATTAGAGACAGAGGCCGCTAGAGTAAGAGTGGCTGAATTGTGGGCTTTAGAACAGGAACTTGCCGATGAAGCGTCCATTCTACAAGGACTGAAAACTGACAAGGATGCTATCGATAATTTACTAACAG GTGTGCGACAGAAAGTGAACGGAATGAAGTTAGATGAGTTTCCTGGCACGGGCGGAGGGTTAGAAGCTGAACTGGCACGCGTCCATGCGATGTTGGCGCACAATTCTAAGGTTTATAAG AAATTGGAACACACAGTTGCTGAGAATGCAAGATTGGAGCGTGAACTGCAGCAGTTGCGGCGTGCCTTGCGAGCCAGACGGGCGTCCGCGCCGCATCAAAACCACCCGGCCCATCCCCCGCACCAATCACATCCCACCGCAATGCTGGAAGATG AGGTGACACGTGTTCAGCAGCTAGTTTCAGCGCTACAGCGTCAACGACAAGAGCTAAGTAGAGCGGTGAGAACTCTGACGCAGCAATCTCAAGCCTTGCAGACGACACACGACTCTATGCCTG GAAATCGTCAACAACAAGGGGTCACCACAAATTGGCAAGAAACAAACTTGGACACAGGGCATACGAAGGACCACGGCCACCATTATGACTATGATAGCCAGATTCTGCGTCCAGGGCATTATGGCCAGAATGTCGAGCCTTTGTACGTCGACACAAGAAGTCCCAATGACGTCACATCGCCAATGAGCAGCCAGGATATGCAACACTCCGCGTTCA GTAACTTATCAAACGTCGagaaacaagaaataaaaacagTGCGAATTGTCAAGCGAGAGAGCGAACGCCGACAGAGAGATAGAGAGAGATCTCTCCAACCCATGTCCGACTGGTCTGGCAACAACATAACCAATATTGACCAGTTTCTCGAAGAAGAACTAGTACAACCACTGCATAATTATCGAGCAGCGTCCGTACCGCGCACAGATTATACCAAATTCGAAGAATATTCCGCGAAGCAAAATATAGAAGCACCGTACTTACGCTTCGAAAGAAACATGGAATTGAGTCCCAAATATCCTTCAAGTCCATCTCTATCTAACTACGACTTCTCTCGTGACTTATCTCTCAGCAGCAGTTACCAAAAGAGTTACGATCGGTCGCCATACGACAAAATGTCTACGTCGACGCAGTACTTAAACAGTCCCACGGATAGTTCTAGAACATTGACTAATGATCCGATTTCTAAAACCAGCAGCGTAATGAGTCTCACGAGATCCAATTTCGAACTTTCACCGATATTTAAGAGCGAGGCAGCTAAACAAATTATTACGGAAATGTCTGATACGCAAAATAATGGGTCTCTTCATCGGCGACAAGTGCCCAAAGAAAAGAGAAGGCATAATACTGCGCCCCATCATTTAAGCGCAAAAACATTGAATGAATTGCCTAGAGAAGGATACAAACATGAT CAGGCTATGGCCCGTTCTGTGGACGATGCGGATATGGAGCGAGCTCTACGTGGTGCAGCCCCAGACGTGGTACGCTCTGCGTTACCTTCCAAAAAGATGACAGATTCCATCGACCAGCTCCTAGCTGCACCGCAGAAAATTCTTATACCTGAACGGTATATACCTGAAAAG CCTCCAGAACTTTCGCCAGAGGAACAGCAAAAGAGACAAGAGAAAGTTGAATCAATTAAGAAAATGCTTACGAGCACTTCAGCGGATCCTAACAAG AGCCCGGACGGACCAGAGAAACGTCAAAGGGAACACTTACTTCAGATGAACCAAATACTCGCCAAGCAGGTCACGGAGATGAGCAAAATTATCGCCG tGAAAGCATTAGAAGATCTACCGACTCATGAGGTTGCTGAGGACTCCGACCGATCACCAGATGTTGAGCTACCGATATATCAACAGAGAGAAAACTTCTTTACCTAG